A genomic segment from Methanolobus zinderi encodes:
- the hcp gene encoding hydroxylamine reductase, translating into MFCYQCEETLNGTGCTKNGVCGKKGDVADLQDDLMYLLKSIAFYNSKARANGLNDARTDKFMLDGMFATVTNTNFSKTDFERLISEGFEIKDGIKQKLLAAKVIDEKSGSSFPRWIKEKLLGASPNAGQELPLMAKVTPESLANINTGILATENEDIRSLRELLTYGLKGIAAYAHHASVLGYRDDDIMAFMENALLATMDDEMGVDELVPMVMECGSKGVATLALLDKANTTTYGNPEPTAVNIGVRENPAILISGHDLRDMERLLEQTQGTGVDVYTHGEMLPANSYPAFKKYDNFVGNYGGSWWKQKEEFEKFNGPILMTTNCLVPPKESYLNRIYTTSIVGFDGVTHINPDENGAKDFSAIIEQAKACKPPEQLEEGTIMGGFAHVSALSVADKIIEAVKAGQIKKFIVMAGCDGRHKERDYYTDFAEALPEDTVILTAGCAKYRYNKLDLGDIGGIPRVIDAGQCNDSYSLVVIAQKLAEAFGLEDINDLPVSYNIAWYEQKAVLVLLALLSLGVKNITLGPKLPAFVSPNVLNVLVEQFNIRPNATVEEDLKVLL; encoded by the coding sequence ATGTTCTGCTACCAATGTGAAGAAACTCTTAACGGAACCGGATGTACAAAGAATGGCGTTTGTGGAAAGAAAGGCGATGTTGCAGACCTTCAGGATGATCTCATGTATCTGCTGAAAAGCATTGCATTCTATAACTCAAAGGCAAGGGCAAATGGCCTGAATGACGCAAGGACAGACAAGTTCATGCTTGATGGAATGTTTGCTACGGTCACAAATACCAATTTCAGTAAGACGGATTTTGAAAGACTTATCAGTGAAGGCTTTGAGATAAAAGACGGCATAAAACAGAAACTGCTCGCTGCAAAGGTAATTGATGAAAAGTCCGGCTCTTCATTCCCCAGGTGGATCAAAGAGAAACTTCTCGGAGCAAGCCCGAATGCAGGTCAGGAGCTTCCGCTTATGGCAAAGGTCACACCCGAAAGCCTGGCTAACATAAACACAGGCATCCTTGCCACCGAGAATGAGGATATTCGCTCTCTCAGGGAATTGCTGACCTACGGTCTGAAAGGTATAGCTGCTTATGCCCATCATGCAAGTGTGCTTGGTTACAGGGACGACGATATCATGGCTTTCATGGAAAATGCCCTCCTGGCTACAATGGATGACGAGATGGGAGTTGACGAACTTGTCCCAATGGTTATGGAATGTGGTTCAAAGGGTGTTGCTACGCTTGCACTCCTCGATAAGGCAAATACCACCACCTACGGCAACCCTGAACCTACGGCCGTCAATATCGGAGTTCGTGAAAATCCTGCCATTCTCATAAGCGGACACGACCTGCGTGACATGGAACGGCTCTTGGAGCAGACACAGGGCACAGGCGTCGATGTCTACACACACGGGGAGATGCTGCCTGCAAATTCCTATCCTGCCTTCAAGAAATACGATAACTTTGTTGGCAACTATGGCGGATCATGGTGGAAACAAAAGGAAGAGTTCGAGAAGTTCAACGGTCCGATACTCATGACCACAAACTGTCTGGTTCCACCGAAGGAAAGCTACCTCAACAGGATCTACACAACAAGTATCGTCGGATTCGATGGAGTCACACACATAAATCCAGACGAGAACGGAGCCAAGGATTTTTCAGCCATCATTGAGCAGGCAAAGGCATGCAAGCCACCCGAGCAGCTAGAGGAAGGCACTATCATGGGAGGGTTTGCACATGTTTCCGCACTTTCAGTAGCTGATAAGATCATTGAGGCAGTTAAAGCCGGACAGATAAAGAAGTTCATTGTCATGGCAGGATGTGACGGAAGGCACAAGGAAAGAGATTACTACACCGACTTCGCAGAAGCACTTCCTGAAGACACCGTAATCCTCACTGCAGGCTGTGCAAAGTACAGGTATAACAAGCTTGACCTTGGAGACATCGGCGGAATTCCGAGGGTTATAGATGCAGGTCAGTGTAATGACTCCTACTCGCTGGTTGTCATAGCACAGAAGCTTGCCGAAGCCTTCGGACTTGAAGATATTAATGACCTGCCGGTATCATATAACATTGCCTGGTACGAACAAAAAGCAGTACTTGTACTGCTCGCACTGCTGAGCCTTGGTGTTAAGAACATCACGCTTGGCCCGAAGCTTCCGGCATTTGTTTCACCGAACGTACTCAATGTACTGGTCGAGCAGTTCAACATCAGGCCAAATGCAACAGTTGAAGAAGACCTCAAGGTCCTTCTTTAA
- a CDS encoding cupin domain-containing protein, translating to MKITNYKDAEKKDNPHGVAVNKLYDTEHAQVMHIELKPGEKLKKHSTPVDAFFYVLEGEGIVEIGDEQEKITKDMLVDSLARIPHRLMNESDSVFRFLVVKVPRQTEKTRLL from the coding sequence ATGAAGATAACAAATTACAAAGATGCAGAGAAGAAGGATAACCCTCACGGGGTCGCCGTGAATAAACTCTATGATACGGAACATGCACAGGTAATGCATATAGAACTAAAGCCGGGAGAGAAGTTAAAGAAACATTCGACTCCAGTTGACGCATTCTTCTATGTACTTGAAGGCGAAGGCATCGTGGAAATAGGAGACGAACAGGAAAAAATCACAAAGGATATGCTTGTGGACAGTCTTGCACGAATTCCCCACCGGCTGATGAACGAAAGTGATTCTGTCTTCCGTTTCCTGGTGGTGAAGGTGCCACGTCAGACGGAGAAGACCAGGTTATTATAA
- a CDS encoding ferredoxin-thioredoxin reductase catalytic domain-containing protein: MTELAPIMEKTHEWASKYAKKKGFILNPDEEMLHMVIEGLSRNKHEHGKQYCPCRLRTGDIKEDRKIICPCVYHEDEIENEGNCHCSLFFKA, translated from the coding sequence ATGACCGAACTTGCACCAATTATGGAAAAGACACACGAATGGGCATCAAAATACGCAAAGAAGAAGGGTTTTATCTTAAACCCGGATGAAGAGATGCTTCACATGGTCATTGAAGGGCTTTCCAGAAATAAGCATGAGCATGGGAAACAATACTGTCCGTGCAGACTGAGGACCGGCGATATCAAGGAAGACCGCAAGATAATCTGCCCCTGTGTATATCACGAGGACGAGATCGAAAATGAGGGCAATTGCCACTGTTCTCTGTTCTTTAAGGCATGA
- a CDS encoding (Fe-S)-binding protein yields the protein MATVMEIYQLLPKTNCKECGKSTCMAFAVDLLARKFKVEDCKPLVNEDKYKENYQKLSEMITPVGDVTETGLIVHEDKCIGCGNCVVACPVNVAADPAGAGSGKAPTSDKVILKVEDGVVKAMNVQECRRFGENKILCVACIDTCPTKAIEFV from the coding sequence ATGGCAACTGTAATGGAAATATACCAGCTTCTACCGAAAACCAACTGCAAAGAGTGTGGGAAATCCACATGTATGGCATTTGCCGTTGACCTTCTTGCCCGCAAGTTCAAGGTGGAGGACTGTAAGCCACTCGTAAACGAGGACAAATATAAGGAGAACTACCAGAAACTCTCGGAAATGATAACTCCGGTGGGAGATGTTACTGAAACCGGGCTTATAGTTCATGAGGACAAATGCATAGGTTGTGGCAACTGTGTGGTCGCCTGTCCCGTGAACGTAGCTGCCGATCCTGCCGGTGCCGGAAGCGGTAAAGCTCCCACATCTGATAAGGTAATTCTAAAGGTCGAGGACGGTGTGGTCAAGGCGATGAATGTGCAGGAATGCAGACGCTTTGGCGAGAACAAAATACTCTGTGTTGCCTGTATAGACACCTGTCCTACAAAGGCCATAGAGTTTGTATAA
- a CDS encoding formylmethanofuran dehydrogenase subunit B, producing the protein MSDDYYVCTGCALLCDDISVKVEDEKLTAVHAACRKGVAFMKGCSHPMEATINGETADVESAIKEASNILKKAEHPLIFGHANSSSAAQFKAIELARRTNGYLDDTSSFCQGPLIEAIMEDKLKTCTLDDVRHKADVIIFWGSDPASAHPRHMSRYSYFPRGKERQRGWEEDRTVIAIDVRKSDTAEICGKNGLYQIPVKGDAEFMDALVSALSGKVPKTSYDFDKKRLLELASIMKKAKFGVIFAGLGMVYSLEDNEPLYRLMEKLNSVSNFHVIPMSGHYNMVGFNKNLFGETGYINRVKFEGEEIKHGPEYSVVEALRKKDIDAALVIGADPYSSLPRSIVRHLEDIPLIVIDPCQTLTSTKADVTIPCGLVGVESGGTAVRMDGVEVELKQIVESDRLSDEDVMTKILEGL; encoded by the coding sequence TTGAGCGATGATTATTATGTATGCACGGGATGTGCACTCCTGTGCGATGATATAAGTGTAAAGGTCGAAGATGAAAAACTAACAGCAGTCCATGCTGCCTGCAGAAAGGGAGTCGCATTCATGAAAGGGTGCAGCCACCCCATGGAAGCCACGATCAATGGTGAAACAGCCGATGTAGAGTCTGCAATAAAGGAAGCTTCAAACATCCTGAAAAAAGCAGAGCATCCATTGATCTTCGGACATGCGAATTCAAGCAGTGCAGCACAGTTCAAGGCCATAGAGCTGGCCAGAAGGACAAATGGCTATCTTGACGATACATCATCATTCTGCCAGGGCCCTCTTATCGAAGCCATTATGGAAGATAAACTGAAGACCTGTACCCTGGATGATGTAAGACATAAGGCTGACGTAATAATCTTCTGGGGATCAGACCCTGCAAGTGCTCATCCAAGACACATGTCACGCTATTCCTATTTCCCGCGAGGAAAGGAGCGCCAGAGAGGATGGGAAGAGGACCGTACCGTGATAGCTATCGATGTTAGAAAATCCGACACCGCGGAGATATGCGGTAAAAACGGGCTTTACCAGATTCCTGTTAAAGGTGATGCCGAGTTCATGGATGCCCTGGTAAGTGCGCTTTCGGGCAAGGTACCAAAGACATCCTATGATTTTGATAAAAAACGCCTGCTTGAGCTTGCAAGTATCATGAAGAAAGCAAAATTCGGAGTCATATTTGCGGGACTTGGAATGGTCTACTCACTCGAAGACAATGAGCCTCTATACAGGCTGATGGAGAAGCTCAACTCGGTTTCAAATTTCCATGTAATCCCGATGTCAGGACACTATAATATGGTAGGATTTAACAAGAACCTCTTCGGGGAAACAGGTTACATCAACAGGGTAAAATTTGAAGGCGAAGAAATAAAGCATGGTCCCGAATACTCTGTCGTGGAAGCCCTGCGGAAAAAAGATATCGATGCCGCACTTGTCATAGGTGCAGATCCGTATTCAAGCCTTCCGCGCTCAATTGTCAGGCATCTTGAGGACATACCGCTCATAGTCATTGATCCGTGCCAGACCCTGACCTCTACCAAAGCCGACGTTACGATCCCCTGCGGGCTTGTAGGTGTTGAATCCGGTGGCACTGCCGTTCGTATGGACGGAGTGGAAGTGGAACTCAAGCAAATAGTTGAATCCGACCGCCTGTCGGATGAGGATGTAATGACAAAGATACTGGAGGGACTATAA
- a CDS encoding molybdopterin dinucleotide binding domain-containing protein: MAGFGQFLSSPEVKLRIVTYRDAFQDAAKVESLFGEEYEKLSAVILLDQKDITKLSIKEGETVILKNSSGKVVVKAQKSGYEQPHPGIGYMVNSPWSNALVPEDAGGTGVPAFKDFEVVASGSKEEKVTGIKEII, from the coding sequence ATGGCAGGATTCGGACAATTCCTTTCATCTCCTGAAGTAAAATTGAGAATTGTGACCTACAGGGATGCATTCCAGGATGCTGCAAAGGTAGAGTCGCTTTTTGGAGAAGAATATGAGAAACTATCCGCAGTAATACTTCTTGATCAAAAAGATATCACAAAACTCTCGATAAAAGAAGGTGAAACGGTCATCCTCAAGAACAGTTCCGGCAAAGTTGTTGTCAAAGCACAAAAGTCCGGCTACGAGCAGCCACACCCTGGAATCGGTTACATGGTTAACAGCCCCTGGTCCAACGCGCTTGTGCCAGAGGACGCCGGTGGCACAGGAGTACCTGCATTCAAGGATTTCGAGGTAGTCGCATCCGGCTCAAAGGAAGAGAAAGTTACCGGGATCAAGGAAATAATCTGA
- the chaB gene encoding putative cation transport regulator ChaB yields MPYDKNSELPDSVKGNLPKHAQDIYRKAFNSAWDEYKDPSDRRGDASREETAHRVAWSAVKNEYEKDSDGNWVKKD; encoded by the coding sequence ATGCCATATGATAAGAATTCAGAATTACCGGATAGTGTGAAGGGAAATCTTCCGAAACACGCCCAGGATATCTACAGGAAAGCTTTCAACAGCGCATGGGATGAGTACAAAGACCCATCGGACAGAAGAGGAGATGCATCAAGGGAAGAGACAGCGCACAGGGTTGCCTGGAGTGCTGTGAAGAATGAATATGAGAAGGACTCTGACGGAAACTGGGTGAAAAAAGACTGA